The following nucleotide sequence is from Mytilus edulis chromosome 13, xbMytEdul2.2, whole genome shotgun sequence.
GGCAAATACATCATCAGATTTCACAAGTAAGGCAAGTTTACTGTCATATAATGTTTTTAATGAATCCACATCCTCTATTGCATTGTGGGCAAGGTAATTTTCTCCTACAAACTGTTTGACAAGAGTCTGCTGCTTAAAATTTTCTACATCATGTTTGGGAATATACTTTCTAGCCACTTTCATTGTGTCAATAAAACCTTTCACTGTTTTACAAAATgtagaaaacaaattatattctTTCAATTTGTTAACAATTACAGGAATGTCAAAGTTACAAATGTTATGACCTAATAGTATTGGCTGATTCTGTtcctttaaaaaatgtatgaaatcaaGTAGAGCTTTATGAAGTGATACCGGTTCAACTATTTGTCCTCGAACATACATCTTATTCGTTCCATGGCTGTAAGTTATACCAGTTATCTTACTGGCCTCAATTTGAATGTCCACTCTTGGAATGACATACCTATTAAAACTATTTGAATATGACTTAGCTGCTATTTGAATGATGTCGCTATTCCTTCCCAAGCCTGTTGTTTCTAAATCAAAAAAAACTTTGCATTCAGTGCCATCAAGATAAAAGGGAAGTGGAATTTCTGTGGTAAGCTCAGGGTCCTGTTGTTGATCAAACTCCATTTGAGATCCATAGGTTTTACCTTCTCTTACAAGATGTTTACGCTCATTTGTATTGCGGTTCCTTTTCTTTTGTATACGGTCGACTTTGTATtcctttgaatttttcttttctttccgTTTTTCCATTTTTTGATCTCTTACAGCCGAAATTGCCATCGTAAATTCTCCTGGAGAGAGGTTTGCTGCTTCATTGATCTAAACAAAAATTGCAACataattaaaatgtaatacatatatgcattaaaatattaaaaatcatgaaaaaaacccAGTAATCTCCATCTTGAACACaaattttgacctataattgtaacTCTTTAtttattgtgacttggatggatagttgatTCATtagcacacataccacatcttcttatttataaagaTAACAATTTGAGAAGAAAGTCAAAGATAATTGAGTTACATACTAGATAAACATAATTTGTGACAATTTACATCTGCAGGGCTAAAAAAGCAATACCGTTACAGTAATCTCCTTGTATATAAACATTGGATGCAACATGTAACATGGtttcaaaaagataaaatttatgaagggagaATGTGCAAGATGTCATAAATGCCTCCACTGTAGCTTTGCAATTTTCCAAGTTAAAAAGGGACAGAACTATAGATTAACAAATGAGTTACAACACAAATTTGAACTCTGTCTGAGTGTTGTGATTCTTATATGTATCAGTTATATAAAGTCAAACTAATGTTAGAGTAAGGAAACAAAACAATTTGCATTTTTCCAAGTTATAAAGGGGCATGACTCTAGAACATTAAGTGACTCACTTTCCCTGATTAGGCAAACTTCAGTTAAAACTTCAGTTAGAGTGAGGTAAGGAAAGAGGATGAATGTATGGTCAGACGGACGAAAAGTCATGGAGTGGACATACAGGGAGTACTAGAAATTTAATTTTCATGAACTTTAGGTCAAGGTCTTAGTTACCAATCCTGGAACTTGAGACAAGTAATATACCCACATACTTTAAATTCATTATATGCTACATCAGATTAATAAAGTTATGGTCTGAACAGGCTTTTCTGAAAAGATGAAGAAGAAGAAAGAAatagaaaaggaaagaaaatgaagaaaatgaagaaatcgTATTCAAACACTATGTCATCCTTCATTCAAAAATAAGATGTAAACATTTTCATAGTTACCTTGGATAAGTAGCCATATCCttcatttttctgaagcacagcTGCAGATAGCCTATTCTGAAGTGAGCATGATCCACCATAATGTCTAAAAAAGAGTATGAAGAACTATTTAAGTACATTAAAATATATTCCCCTCTTCATTTATTTGAACTTGATGTCAAAGGTGCAGGTAACAGTAACATACCAACTCACAAAATATGAAGACTCTTTGCAAAagattaatattttcatataaagttTTACTATGATAGTATTAACTCCCTTCATTGAAAACTAATAAACTGCAACCTGTCTCACAAGAAAATTaagttttacatgtattttttttttattgatattggctttcaactagctgtcagtaattgcaatgttacatatttgtttttcatttattttattttttacataaattttgcctttagttttcttgtttaaattgtgttGACTGTTGTACTTTGACATATGTATAATTGGTTTCTCTTTACAAATTGTAAATTGGATAgaagaggtgtctcattggcactattaccacatcttcttatataaatttgtgatttggggccttttatagctaacttttTCATATGAgaattgctcattgttaaaggccttactgtaaccatagctgttaatttctgagtcattcgGTCTATTGTATAGAGTTGTTTTTTTGGTACAGTAATCATAcgacatatttttttatacttaagtTATATTCATTATTGCTTAAGAATGGGAACTGAAATGCATTTAATTTAATACCACATAATTATGAATTACCTTGATTTAGGTGCCTTTACAGATACAAGCTGGTTAAAGCTTTCATTTGACTGTGTAGATCCAAGATCATTTAAAGAATTACTCCTACCAATCATTTTTGTCACTAAATTATTCAATTCAACCTTTAATCCCTCAGACTTGAGTGGTTTCCCATTTGGTAAACTTTTATACCTGAAATGGAgatgaataaaatgaaaaaaaagtttacatttcaaatttgaatttgcaCAAAATACTTAACCTGAAACTTTAGTGTTAgcatagatatacatgtatgctcTATATTTCTGTAAATGGGCAGATcaagaaattttaaaatagtGCCAGGAGGTGTTAAGAAAAAGGGGAGGTCTTAGAAAAAAGAGGGCGCAGCTTAATACAACTGCAGAGGTCTGAcctaaaatcaaaaatctaaataaatggttaaattcagcatataaaagaacCCGATatattcctcttttttttttaaatcaaataaattttaatttggaccctttggacctcaatgtgggccaatttaaaaattataaaaacttatacacggttagattcagcatatcaaagaaccccttatacatggtatatattaaatttttagtcaaagtttaattttggaccaactaaaaaactggacccataatcaaaaatctaaatacatgtttagattcagccaATCAAAGAACCCCaggatttcaaattttgttaaaaacaatcaaagtttaattttggaccccttggatcttaatgtagatcaatttggAAACGGGAccgaaaattaagaatctaaatacactgttagttttagcatatcaaagaacccctataattcaatttttaatgaaatcaaacaaagttttatttttgaccTGTTGGACCTCAATGTAGACCAGTTTAAAAACCGTGCCATAAATCCAAAAACTTAATACACGGTTAggttcagcatattaaagaatcAATTTTTAAGATTGACATATGtataatttgtttctttttaaaaattatgacttggatggaagaggtgtcattggcactcataccacatcttcttatatctattatttttttgAGAAACAAGACAATACAGAAAATAATATGTTGTCAATACCAGTATAGAAGATCTTACATAAATTTTTCTGGATTTTGATGATAGCTACACCAGTCAGCATCTTTACAATTTTCATGTGATCCAAAAATATGTGGTACAATTCTTTGCAGCCCAATCTTAATGTCATCTTCATTGTCACCTCCCTTaatggcatacataaagcacctcaatatatattgttttgtttcatcCTTTTGCAATTCTTTGTAACTgcaaaataagaaacaaataatGTCAgacattatattatataattatgtatttacCTGTATTACTATTATAATTCCAACCAGAGCCTCTCTTTTGCCAGCCACCATCAAAACTTGCTTCAATCTAGAAAAGATtgcatttcttataaaaaaaaaaagtcccagCAAGTTTATTATAAATTGACCTTACATGTACCTTAACCTTTAGGATACCTAGTTGTGTAGTAAGCTGCAAATACATTATTaagaacacaaaaaaatattttgggtgCATATATTTGCAAGAAATTAGAAATTATTGTTTTTGTGGTccttaaagaaattttgctggtcctcactattaaatcaaataaaaattttgCTGTCCTTATTATGCAATTTTAGGTGGTGAAAAGTCTTGATCTgtatatgcatgtacatgtacatgtatggttgTTTATTCtgtttatgaaataataaaaaatcagcttttaactttaaaaacatgtttgatgttatatatatacattttttactttCATAAGACACACAGTCCTATTATAGTCCATAATAAACAATGAAGCATCACATGATCATTCTCCATGAAGTTACACAATATAAggatattttttttgggggggggggttaaaaagGACTGAGTTTTCTAGAAAGAGGAATATTCTGGATATTCCACTTTGTATGCATACATTTAATACTTACATTGCCATTAGTGCTGAGTGACTTTTCCTCTCTTTGTGCCATATTGCAGGACTGGATTGTTACATTTTTAATTTGTCCACTTAATTCTTTCTCTTTTTTCCTTAATGTGCTCTCTGTAATGGATGGCAGGTTACATTCTGCTAGAAAGTTCTGCAGATGAGTTGGGCCCATCCCTGCATGTATCATTCCTTTAATAGAATATGAGGTATAAtcaaaaattgagaaagaaaattgATTGCTTAATTATGGAAAATATACACACCTGCATTTTTAAGACTAAGAAACAGTTGTGTTATAAACTTTAGTAAAGATGgtaatttttttctcttaaaattgtaaaattctataaaatttccTAAACTGAAGATAAATTTACAGGACACAAGCTGTCAGTCCTGTGCTAATTTCTCTCACTTGGCTTACAAAATATCTAAGAATATTAACATGATATGATGATGTACATGTAGTTGTACATTTAATGGTGAAGCCCTAAAAAAATTTTCACAGCTTATAATTAGTTATTTTAACTCTTTTCAAAGCCTAATTAGGCTATGAAGAAGATAAGAATGGAGGGGTTGAAAGTTGTTGATGTTTATTgaacaataacaatattttcaacaattaatTTGCTATACAtgtaacacaggcacttgtctcctATATGCCTTAATCATGTTTAATCTAAAAAGCTTTCACAATTAACACAACAATTTGCCCAAGTTTgcaagcaatatatatatatgcactgtTTAAGTTAGATACATTAATTAGTAGTAATTGACCCCAAGGACtctttttagtttttaaacaaaaaatcatgaatgcatttaaatataattatgtcaaatgtcaaataaacaatgCAACATGTTAAATGTAAACCAGGCACagattcaggggggggggggggcgttcggatacccccttttttttggacaatcaatggatttgaatggggacatgtagttggaacacccatttgtcctgggttaggaacccccttcttaaaatggctggatccgcccctgtaaacagtaaaacaaaaattgtaaatattagcATCATACAGActaattagtattataatttaCAATCATGTGATATAATCATACCTATGGAAGCTTTTGTGTTGATGTCATAACTTCCAGATGGTCCTCTCTTCCCAAAATGCACATCAGTAACAGTATGACACAGTTTACAATCTACCATCAGTAGACCACCTAGCCCAAACAATCGTTCTCCTACAATATCTGACAGGTGAAGTGGACACTTGCAAGTACAGCAATACATTCCTTCCGACAGCATATTCCACTCTACAATTCTTCTCCCAATTGTCCAACATTTTGATACATCAGACGTGTTATCACCTTCCAATTCAGCCTCGGCCCCAACATCCAGATACTCGTATACGTAATTGCCATGATCATTACGCAAGCCGACTTGCGGAGAATCTTCCAATTTCCTGCCATCATTTAACCATTTGAAGTAATCTGAACGACTCGATTTCTTATCGGCAGATTTAGATCTTGAAAATTTACCAAACGTATTACGTTTACGCTGTTCCATTATGACAGTGATGTACCGTCTGCTTCATAACAACAGGTAAACAACTATTCCATGTCAATAAAACGCTTGTAATATGAGGCGTATTTTAAAACACTTAATTGACGTTAGTTAACTCAGAATTTtagtaagagttatcttttcttaggTGTACGGTACCCCCTTAATAaaatttagactaacgtacttcaataatgtcattaaaatgttaatCGTGATcgaaactcgtgcttaaaaaattcccgcggaaatgtgtgtactcgtggtttacgtaagtaacgtatcggacgtacaatgtaagtgtatttgacactatttttttctctgtttgattataATAAAATCGTGCATTATTTGCGAtattatttcgtttttttttttttaataaacttgatttagaaaataatgatgttttactaaaacaaaactcttttaactgttattgtacaaatgaaatacgtgctccctttacgttcgttcgtacctttcgtcaatttgtaagaaagctctattagGGACGAGTTGGGTGCTCCAAAATATGTTCCAACACTGTCACATTCGGTATGTGAATGTCCAGGTCAGTGACCTATAGTTCAGTAGTTTGTCTTCGTTTTATGTCCAAAATATGTCATTTGTTTATTGGGTATTTGTTTTACACAATTCATGCCGTTGGTTGtcaagtttgaattgttttacaataaatTTGACATAATTTATAACTGATATATACGGCattggttttactcattgttaaaggccgtatgaTGACCTATCTAAAGTTTATTTACATCTCATTCATTTGTTCCCATGTGGATAGTTGTTTGTTTTGCAAGCACACATGTACGTCTTTGTAACGTTATAATATTGGTTGAACGTGTATTGTTACACCACTAGCACTGGAAAATTGCTCGCTTGATAGCAAGTTGTACGATATGAATTATGCTCACTGTTGAAGAAGATCGTAAAGAGAGTAGCTTAATTGTTTAAGTGACCTGAAGTGTTTGACCTaggtttttaataaagatttgtctcattggaatGCAAATAAAAGTCTCCCTATTTTATATCTATAGTTAACAAAATCTTAGTATAAAGAATAAGCAGTCATATATATGTACTGATCAATCTGGCACAGAAATCAATCAATTCTTTTCTTTCtcatcataaataaatatttattaaattaaatatcaGCAGTTGTCTTTTATTCCTTCATTATTGTCTTTGTCAATATTACAACTTTCCTCACCAGCGGCTCCGTCAAACGAATGGTTGCTATGGTACAAAGTTCGACTAGTACGAACTACTTTTTTGTCAATTTCTTCATCATCCAACTGTTTTTGATAGCGCCCTTGTTTCCGGTTAAGAATTAATGCGCATACAGAAAATGTCAGGACGATCGTTCCAAACACAGCACCAACTGTAAAAGCTACTATTGTCATTGTCCTCTTTTCGGAAATGTATTCACAGTTTCCTTCTGATAATATAATTCtaaaaaacaagaaatacatgacatttatattttaaaattagtttattcaaacatattttatttgctgaattaacatgattaaagcaaaatggattagacacaagtaaatcatacttatgaagtcttttccataatacaatatacaatTGCAATAATGGTAtaatataatactagctttcataggtAAAATGAGGAGAGagataaaaaagagaaaaagaaagtttgaaaagtcaTATAATTATGTGACGATGACGATAATGTTCCGTGCCAATAACAATAATgctctatcaaggcataagaaatctgttagacctttttatgaaaattttgaacatgtttgaaaatttgaatattttgtaatgatatttatatcaaataatacAATTCAGTAAGCTTTTTGTTTAATAAGTATTGAATGTATTAAATAAGTTAACTGTACCTAATAGGACTTTATTGATTTGTCGGAAGCCAAGGCAAGAGGAAACATTATGTTAAACTCCAAAATTAACATGTTTAGTATATTCGTATATTTCACGAATGAAAGTGAGACTGCTTTTATGATGACAAGATGAGGTATGATTAATGTATCCCctttttatcaaaattacaattatcttatatttttatctattataatatatTAGTACAACACATATCAAGCGAGGGGTTCGTAGGCCTCAATAATAGTTTTCCCCTCATACGGATTCTACACACAAATAACCTTCCATCGATACCTCCATACATTGTATGTGGATATGTTTTTTCGCTAATTTTGATTATCGGGGGTTTCACATTCGTAACTTGAAGGATATCGTACTTGTCTCACGTTTTGGTAAAAAAGCAGGTCAaaaagaggtagggccaatttgtcgggatttttttcacagaagggccaatttaaaaaaagtgcCGACAGAATAAAATGtactacaaaaacaaaaaataaaatgcttttttgatcaatatctcgatttactTATATTATGATACAATGTATGTGTGATCAATAGTTAAATTAACCCTCAAAAAGTATGAAAGTCCAATATGCGGAATTTCGGGTGCTTTTATATGGCAAAAACAGGGAATCCCCGCAGAAGGACATTTTAAACCCCcaaaaagttatgttttttatGACTGTTGTAATTCATACTGCTTTTTCcctcaaaaataaaattggtttgGTGTGTccttatcataaaaaaaaactttttaaagaaaaaaatgtaacatcGATAAATTCTACCGATATAGCTCCTTAATAAGAAATCTTTGGATAAGTATCGCCGTGGCTCCATCAGTAAAGCACAGATCTCCTACTCATACATAATGGTTTTCAAGAAAGGGTTCGAATCTCGCTCAGAAAAATTGCAttgtttgtgttgttatatttgattttaatgtttctatcatattttttcggatgtttgcttcattcatagagtcattctggttcattttgactatatagttgactagtatatcattttacatgtattaaagaaaaaaataatgtatcacttattgtgtgcattcctatgactgtccatactcttgacttactttctattcacgtgtttacatttattacatatattcaaggAACAACTACCGTCAAACTAATGTAggtgcctgtacataaccaataacacgagaattgATTCTATAGCAACGAAGCCCAAATGTTGCGggtgtaatatacacataacttaaaataagaccattgtatacaagtttcaaaacaacacaaacatttttttttcgaaacaGCAATTTTGTCACCCATTCACCAACTGTGTAGATACTAGTACTGACATTTTTACCACCGTCCCTACACCGGTACCTAAGtcatcagaaaaaaaaaaccacaacggAACATATCAACtacactacaaatcgtgattgtaggtaaaacatcaagaagctgttgAATCTGTATCACAACGAAGGACCGATTTGTTAAAATGCCAGAAAAGGCAATATAACATGTGTTAGTGTTGATCTATGACCAACTGATGTAAGATGTTCTCCggttaaaatataaatgtttttatcttatcttatcttatagacgAGAAAACCTTAAAAGGCCAGGACAAATACAGACATACATATATTCAGAACGAGAAACACACGATTTGAACTTGTTCGATATTATTTGGCTCCTTGACAAGTTACGTGGTATGGTACATTGCATAAaggatgttaataataaaataaaatcaatattaaatcaaagcgctgtaagcgctgaaggcagttaaccaaaaaccaaggcaacttGACGtgattatgaaaactgtggcaatgttgcttcaacattaaacattcatagataaggcaaataatttatatgttatcaaggtttcaaaagcaatgcatatatcaacgTATATATtgtttatggtgagtctgcagtggtacaagtttacaatgattgcagttgttctattTAGTAGTTAACGTTGGTTTTAGTTGACTGCTAATAGTACAAGTTGACTTAAtacgaacatgtaatagtatgaatggactagTTTCCCTgaaaagaaaactgagtttgtgttctatagtacaaaagttatgagacacgaataagacaaatgttcactactacaGGGGTCAAAGGTGAGGTTTGACTGacttgcccatagtaaatgtaaattatttgttattttgtcccatacacgaatacatgtatatataatttagggTTTGTGATCTcgacggttttcaagttctcaaacaggaaggggtagggTGAACCTAGGGACTCTCCctacatttgatttgatttgttatattgtcccatacatgaatatatatatggtttagtgGTGGGGATCTCATCGGTTTCCAAGtgctcaaacaggaggggtagggtgaccacagggactccccctatatttcatttaattagttatagtggcccatacatgaatatatattgttttggt
It contains:
- the LOC139500687 gene encoding uncharacterized protein, which codes for MYAIKGGDNEDDIKIGLQRIVPHIFGSHENCKDADWCSYHQNPEKFMYKSLPNGKPLKSEGLKVELNNLVTKMIGRSNSLNDLGSTQSNESFNQLVSVKAPKSRHYGGSCSLQNRLSAAVLQKNEGYGYLSKINEAANLSPGEFTMAISAVRDQKMEKRKEKKNSKEYKVDRIQKKRNRNTNERKHLVREGKTYGSQMEFDQQQDPELTTEIPLPFYLDGTECKVFFDLETTGLGRNSDIIQIAAKSYSNSFNRYVIPRVDIQIEASKITGITYSHGTNKMYVRGQIVEPVSLHKALLDFIHFLKEQNQPILLGHNICNFDIPVIVNKLKEYNLFSTFCKTVKGFIDTMKVARKYIPKHDVENFKQQTLVKQFVGENYLAHNAIEDVDSLKTLYDSKLALLVKSDDVFAISYHNCMDSYSGLLSSKIVSRPVCIQLAKDGISLKHLKLASVRDVNGLKFVLQDHKIPPKSVKCIQDFFQTEE
- the LOC139501552 gene encoding uncharacterized protein gives rise to the protein MEQRKRNTFGKFSRSKSADKKSSRSDYFKWLNDGRKLEDSPQVGLRNDHGNYVYEYLDVGAEAELEGDNTSDVSKCWTIGRRIVEWNMLSEGMYCCTCKCPLHLSDIVGERLFGLGGLLMVDCKLCHTVTDVHFGKRGPSGSYDINTKASIGMIHAGMGPTHLQNFLAECNLPSITESTLRKKEKELSGQIKNVTIQSCNMAQREEKSLSTNGNIEASFDGGWQKRGSGWNYNSNTGKYIII